In Kryptolebias marmoratus isolate JLee-2015 linkage group LG22, ASM164957v2, whole genome shotgun sequence, a single window of DNA contains:
- the cdc42ep3 gene encoding cdc42 effector protein 3 → MPAKAPIYLKPTNSKKGKKCRLRDILSPDMISPPLGDFRHTIHIGRGGEKDAFGDMSFLQGKYELLPGKGDVQAQYGVPSEFLRANSTGDASFAETPSPVLKNAISLPTIGGCQALTLPLISSSVLPPEPLEDIMGPSSSSKVESSEDVEILQVDALLRSMEVFGSEPSSPFTDIPSKPDVLLDLLENTDKAIAKANKLNRFDKPSSFFISSHSNSICKANGSTNKSSYSSFSNGDFQSKICNGIPSFNGNSNCNGNGNCNGYGHFNNDIFLGFKQELSKCNKEWADRDSGVEEFELELSKEKSTSEDSLSQITGSLLSLELDLGPSILDDVLNIMDKTAAKSRP, encoded by the coding sequence ATGCCAGCTAAAGCTCCCATATATCTGAAACCCACCAACAGtaagaaggggaaaaaatgtcgCCTGAGAGACATCTTGTCCCCTGACATGATCAGCCCGCCGCTCGGGGACTTTCGCCACACCATCCACATCGGCAGGGGCGGCGAGAAAGATGcctttggagacatgtccttcCTTCAGGGGAAGTATGAGCTCCTGCCCGGAAAGGGGGACGTCCAAGCTCAGTACGGCGTGCCGTCTGAGTTCCTGCGAGCAAACAGCACAGGGGACGCTTCCTTTGCAGAGACGCCCTCTCCGGTACTCAAAAACGCCATCTCGCTCCCGACCATCGGTGGCTGCCAGGCCCTCACCCTTCCACTGATCTCCTCCTCCGTTTTGCCACCAGAACCCCTGGAGGACATCATGGGACCTTCGTCTTCTTCGAAGGTTGAGAGCTCGGAGGACGTGGAGATCCTGCAGGTGGACGCTCTGTTGCGCTCCATGGAGGTCTTCGGCAGCGAGCCGTCGTCCCCCTTCACGGATATCCCCTCGAAACCAGATGTCCTCTTAGACCTGCTGGAAAACACGGATAAAGCCATCGCCAAAGCCAACAAGTTAAACAGATTTGACAAGCCATCATCCTTTTTTATTAGCAGTCACAGCAACAGCATCTGTAAGGCCAACGGAAGCACGAACAAGAGCAGCTACAGCAGCTTCAGTAACGGGGACTTTCAAAGCAAGATCTGCAACGGCATCCCGAGCTTCAACGGAAACAGCAACTGCAACGGAAACGGAAACTGCAACGGTTACGGACACTTCAACAATGACATTTTCCTGGGCTTCAAGCAGGAGCTCTCCAAGTGCAATAAGGAGTGGGCGGACAGGGACAGTGGGGTGGAGGAGTTTGAGTTGGAGCTCTCCAAAGAGAAGAGCACATCAGAGGATTCCCTCAGCCAGATCACCGGGTCGCTGCTCTCCCTCGAGCTGGACCTGGGCCCGTCCATCCTGGATGATGTGCTCAACATCATGgataaaactgcagcaaagagCAGGCCTTAA